A single genomic interval of Streptomyces sp. BA2 harbors:
- a CDS encoding FGGY family carbohydrate kinase, which translates to MITNGGGPRGEAVLAIDQGTSGTKALVLCPERGVIGSGAAPVRPRHLPGGRVEVDPAALLTSVVDAGRRALADAGEPVAAVGLANQGETVLAWDPASGRPLTEAIVWQDRRAEPLCAELAPYSAELRRLTGLPLDPYFAAPKMAWIRRHLTPEGVVTTSDAWLIHRLTGEFVTDAATAGRTQLLDLDDVTWSPRALDVFGLADERLPRVVDAAGPAGTTKAFGPELPLTGLLVDQQAALLAQDVTEPGTAKCTYGTGAFLLAQTGPRPRRGDSGLVSCVAWRLAGESSYCLDGQVYTAASAVRWLTDLGVIEGAADLDLVGSSVADAGGVTFVPALAGLAAPWWRGDLRGSITGLGLDTAPGHLVRALCEGIAAQVVSLADAVAADLGEPLTSLRVDGGLTRSALLMQTQADLLQLPVEVSALPDVTALGVGVVARMGLDPKLTVRDAVPRWRPATVYEPKIDATRAAERLGGFRSAVDALLDRAPAPSS; encoded by the coding sequence GTGATCACCAACGGCGGAGGACCGCGCGGCGAGGCTGTCCTCGCCATCGACCAGGGCACGTCCGGCACGAAGGCTCTCGTCCTCTGTCCGGAACGCGGAGTGATCGGTTCGGGCGCCGCGCCCGTACGCCCGCGCCACCTTCCCGGCGGCCGGGTGGAGGTCGACCCGGCGGCCCTGCTCACCTCGGTCGTCGACGCGGGACGCCGCGCCCTGGCCGACGCGGGGGAGCCGGTCGCCGCGGTCGGCCTCGCCAACCAGGGCGAGACGGTGCTCGCCTGGGATCCCGCGTCAGGCCGCCCGCTGACCGAGGCGATCGTGTGGCAGGACCGGCGCGCGGAGCCGCTGTGCGCGGAACTCGCCCCGTACTCCGCAGAGTTGAGGCGCCTGACCGGGCTCCCCCTCGACCCCTACTTCGCCGCGCCCAAGATGGCGTGGATACGCCGCCACCTCACGCCGGAAGGCGTCGTCACCACCAGCGACGCCTGGCTGATCCACCGGCTCACCGGCGAGTTCGTCACCGACGCGGCGACCGCGGGGCGCACCCAGCTCCTCGACCTGGACGACGTCACGTGGTCACCGCGCGCCCTCGACGTCTTCGGCCTCGCCGATGAGCGGCTGCCGCGCGTCGTCGACGCGGCGGGCCCGGCCGGCACGACGAAGGCCTTCGGGCCCGAACTCCCGCTGACCGGCCTCCTCGTCGACCAGCAGGCCGCGCTGCTCGCCCAGGACGTGACCGAGCCGGGCACCGCCAAGTGCACCTACGGCACCGGCGCGTTCCTGCTCGCCCAGACCGGCCCACGCCCGCGGCGCGGTGACTCCGGCCTGGTCAGCTGCGTCGCCTGGCGACTTGCGGGGGAGAGCAGCTACTGCCTCGACGGGCAGGTCTACACGGCCGCGTCCGCCGTCCGCTGGCTCACGGACCTCGGCGTGATCGAGGGGGCGGCGGACCTCGACCTGGTGGGCTCGTCGGTGGCGGACGCGGGCGGCGTCACGTTCGTGCCCGCGCTCGCCGGGCTCGCGGCGCCCTGGTGGCGGGGCGACCTGCGCGGCTCGATCACCGGCCTCGGCCTCGACACGGCCCCCGGCCATCTGGTCCGCGCCCTGTGCGAGGGCATCGCGGCCCAGGTGGTCTCCCTCGCCGACGCCGTGGCCGCCGACCTGGGCGAGCCCCTGACGAGCCTGCGTGTCGACGGAGGCCTGACCCGCTCGGCCCTCCTGATGCAGACCCAGGCCGACCTGCTCCAACTCCCCGTGGAAGTATCGGCGTTGCCCGATGTCACCGCCCTCGGTGTGGGTGTCGTCGCCCGCATGGGCCTCGACCCGAAGCTCACGGTGCGGGACGCCGTCCCCCGGTGGCGGCCCGCCACCGTGTACGAGCCGAAGATCGACGCCACGCGCGCCGCCGAGCGCCTCGGGGGCTTCCGCTCGGCGGTCGACGCCCTCCTCGACCGCGCGCCCGCTCCGTCGTCATGA
- a CDS encoding SDR family oxidoreductase yields MPQNPVTVITGGSRGIGAAVSTRLAADGHHIAIGYHSDAEAAQKVAETVRATGTGTGARCVTVRMDTADEADVDRLFDTAAAELGPVTGLVNNAGIGAPVGPLAEADAAAMRRALEVNVLGYLLCARRAIRDMKRTGPGAGAGAGAGGGIVNISSAAATLGAPGEYVHYAAAKGAVDTMTVGLSKEVAADGIRVNAVAPGVIWTEFHADPERPAKLAAGIPLGRSGHPDEIAAAVAWLLSDEASYTTGTILRVAGGR; encoded by the coding sequence GTGCCGCAGAACCCCGTAACCGTCATCACCGGCGGCAGCCGCGGCATAGGCGCAGCCGTCTCCACCCGCCTCGCCGCGGACGGCCACCACATCGCGATCGGCTACCACTCCGACGCCGAGGCGGCGCAGAAGGTGGCCGAGACCGTCCGCGCGACAGGCACAGGCACAGGCGCCCGCTGCGTCACCGTCCGGATGGACACCGCCGACGAGGCAGACGTCGACCGCCTCTTCGACACCGCCGCCGCGGAACTCGGCCCGGTCACGGGACTGGTGAACAACGCCGGAATCGGCGCCCCGGTGGGCCCCCTCGCCGAGGCCGACGCCGCCGCCATGCGCCGCGCACTCGAAGTGAACGTACTCGGCTACCTCCTCTGCGCCCGCCGCGCGATCCGCGACATGAAGCGGACCGGCCCCGGCGCCGGCGCAGGCGCAGGCGCAGGCGGCGGCATCGTGAACATCTCCTCCGCGGCGGCGACCCTCGGCGCCCCGGGCGAGTACGTCCACTACGCCGCCGCCAAGGGAGCCGTCGACACGATGACCGTCGGCCTTTCGAAGGAGGTCGCGGCGGACGGCATCCGCGTCAACGCGGTCGCGCCCGGCGTGATCTGGACCGAGTTCCACGCGGACCCCGAGCGCCCGGCGAAGCTCGCCGCGGGCATCCCGCTGGGGCGATCGGGCCACCCCGACGAGATCGCGGCGGCCGTCGCCTGGCTGCTCTCGGACGAGGCGTCCTACACGACCGGCACCATCCTGCGGGTGGCGGGCGGAAGGTGA
- a CDS encoding GNAT family N-acetyltransferase, producing MITESARITPDVVMRPATLEDAEGLARACLHSRAHLEPWEPIRPEEYFTPRGQAARLRSRLEEARAGRAAPWVLDREGEIVGSLTLSAITLGPLRSGTLGYWIDVDHVGRGLATAAVTRACESADTELGLHRVEANTLLDNVPSQRVLAKCGFEEFGVAPEYLHIHGAWRDHRLFQRILNDRTP from the coding sequence ATGATCACGGAATCCGCCCGCATCACCCCGGACGTCGTCATGCGCCCCGCCACGCTGGAGGACGCGGAAGGTCTCGCCCGCGCCTGTCTGCACAGCCGCGCCCACCTGGAGCCGTGGGAACCGATCCGGCCCGAGGAGTACTTCACCCCGCGGGGTCAGGCCGCCCGGCTCCGCAGCCGGCTGGAGGAGGCGAGGGCCGGGCGTGCCGCGCCCTGGGTGCTCGACCGTGAGGGGGAGATCGTCGGCTCGCTCACCCTGTCGGCCATCACCCTGGGCCCCCTCCGCAGCGGCACCCTCGGCTACTGGATCGACGTGGACCACGTCGGCCGAGGTCTCGCCACCGCCGCCGTCACCCGGGCCTGCGAGTCCGCCGACACCGAGCTCGGCCTGCATCGCGTCGAGGCGAACACCCTCCTCGACAACGTCCCCTCGCAGCGCGTTCTCGCCAAGTGCGGCTTCGAGGAGTTCGGTGTCGCGCCGGAGTACCTGCACATCCATGGCGCCTGGCGCGACCACCGGCTCTTCCAGCGGATCCTCAACGACCGCACCCCGTAA
- a CDS encoding NmrA family NAD(P)-binding protein: protein MASNEPVLVTGAAGGQQGSTGRHVVRLLLDRGQAVRAFVRTDDERAAGLRKLGAEVVVGDLREITDVLTAVRGVRRAFFTYPVTDGLLEATGAFAAAAKREGLERVVEVSQLAAAPDAGTPRMRQHWVAEEVFDWAGVGAVHLRAGVFFENLDFLVRAGGGHELAMPLGPLDTVLPLIAGEDVARVGAGLLADPMPSCPDPVVLLTGQVLSVAEIVETFGGGLKYVDASPEEWREGAMSLYGDAHVVAHLDKLWELFRLIGSHHQLYEVTEAIERFGGDVPGTLREFVRGRRG, encoded by the coding sequence ATGGCGTCGAACGAACCGGTCCTTGTCACGGGAGCGGCGGGTGGACAGCAGGGGTCCACGGGCCGCCATGTGGTGCGGCTGCTGCTCGATCGTGGTCAGGCGGTACGTGCTTTCGTACGCACCGACGACGAACGCGCGGCAGGGCTGCGGAAGTTGGGAGCGGAGGTGGTCGTCGGCGACCTCCGCGAGATCACGGACGTACTCACTGCGGTACGGGGCGTGCGCCGCGCCTTCTTCACGTACCCGGTGACGGACGGCCTCCTTGAGGCGACCGGCGCGTTCGCGGCGGCGGCCAAGCGGGAGGGCCTGGAGCGCGTCGTCGAGGTGTCCCAGCTCGCGGCGGCGCCGGACGCGGGGACGCCGCGGATGCGGCAGCACTGGGTCGCGGAGGAGGTCTTCGACTGGGCGGGGGTCGGGGCGGTGCACCTGCGCGCCGGGGTCTTCTTCGAGAACCTGGACTTCCTGGTGCGGGCGGGCGGCGGCCACGAGCTGGCGATGCCGCTGGGCCCGCTGGACACGGTGCTTCCGCTGATCGCGGGGGAGGATGTGGCGCGGGTGGGCGCGGGGCTTCTCGCGGACCCGATGCCGTCGTGTCCGGACCCGGTGGTGCTGCTGACGGGGCAGGTGCTTTCCGTGGCCGAGATCGTGGAAACGTTCGGCGGCGGCCTGAAGTACGTGGACGCGTCGCCGGAGGAATGGCGGGAGGGGGCGATGTCCCTGTACGGGGACGCGCACGTGGTGGCCCACCTGGACAAGCTGTGGGAACTGTTCCGCCTGATCGGCTCGCACCACCAGCTGTATGAGGTGACGGAGGCGATCGAACGGTTCGGGGGTGACGTGCCGGGGACGCTGCGGGAGTTCGTGCGGGGGCGGAGGGGCTGA
- a CDS encoding amino acid permease — translation MSRTTWSSPTSTAAPLPDEEQRLRELGYQPVLARRMGGFGNFAISFSVISILSGCMTLYGFGLGTGGPAVMLWGWAGVGLFVLFVGMALAEVTSAYPTSGALYYMADRLGGRRWGWYTGWLNLLGLLGAIAGIDYGAALFSGAFLNLKFGFTPTPEKTFLIFLCILLLHAVLNLFNVRLVSLLNSISVWWHVAGVAVIVGALAIVPDHHQSPGFVFGEFVNDTGWDNPLYVTAIGLLLAQYTFSGYDASAHLSEETSNASVTAARGIVRAIWASWIAGFVLLAGLTFAIQDYAGTQNSETGVPPAQIMIDALGESGATALLLIVIVAQLFCGNAETAAASRMVFAFSRDNALPGSKLWRKVSSRTQVPVPAVWLSVGLAAVIALPSLYSTTAYTAVTAINVIGITPAYAIPIFLRLRAGDRFQPGPWNLGRWSKPIGWVAVVWVGFVTVLFCLPQASPVTVDTMNYASIALVVVLTLATVWWFVARRSYSTPSAYGSEREQAEIAEDII, via the coding sequence GTGTCCCGCACCACCTGGTCGAGTCCCACATCGACCGCGGCCCCGCTGCCCGACGAGGAACAGAGGCTCAGGGAGCTCGGCTACCAGCCGGTCCTGGCGCGCCGGATGGGCGGATTCGGCAACTTCGCCATCAGCTTCTCCGTCATCTCGATCCTCTCCGGCTGCATGACCCTGTACGGCTTCGGGCTCGGCACCGGCGGCCCTGCCGTGATGCTCTGGGGCTGGGCGGGCGTCGGCCTCTTCGTGCTCTTCGTGGGCATGGCCCTCGCCGAGGTCACCAGCGCGTACCCGACGTCGGGGGCCCTCTACTACATGGCCGACCGGCTCGGCGGCCGGCGCTGGGGCTGGTACACGGGCTGGTTGAACCTGCTCGGCCTGCTCGGCGCGATCGCGGGCATCGACTACGGCGCGGCGCTCTTCTCCGGGGCGTTCCTGAACCTGAAGTTCGGCTTCACGCCGACGCCGGAGAAGACCTTCCTGATCTTCCTCTGCATCCTGCTCCTGCACGCCGTCCTGAACCTCTTCAACGTGCGTCTGGTCAGCCTGCTCAACTCGATCAGCGTGTGGTGGCACGTGGCCGGTGTCGCCGTGATCGTGGGCGCCCTCGCGATCGTGCCGGACCACCACCAGTCGCCCGGGTTCGTCTTCGGTGAGTTCGTCAACGACACCGGGTGGGACAACCCGCTCTACGTCACGGCGATCGGCCTGCTCCTCGCGCAGTACACCTTCTCCGGGTACGACGCCTCCGCTCACCTCTCGGAGGAGACCTCCAACGCCTCGGTGACCGCGGCACGCGGCATCGTGCGTGCCATCTGGGCGTCGTGGATAGCCGGTTTCGTCCTGCTGGCCGGGCTGACGTTCGCGATCCAGGACTACGCGGGGACGCAGAACAGCGAGACCGGCGTACCGCCCGCGCAGATCATGATCGACGCCCTGGGCGAGTCCGGCGCGACGGCCCTGCTGCTCATCGTGATCGTGGCGCAGCTGTTCTGCGGCAACGCCGAGACGGCGGCGGCGAGCCGGATGGTGTTCGCGTTCAGCCGCGACAACGCGCTGCCCGGCTCGAAGCTGTGGCGCAAGGTCAGTTCCCGTACGCAGGTGCCGGTGCCCGCGGTGTGGCTGTCGGTCGGTCTCGCCGCCGTCATCGCCCTCCCCTCCCTGTACTCGACGACCGCGTACACGGCCGTGACCGCCATCAACGTCATCGGGATCACGCCCGCGTACGCCATCCCGATCTTCCTGCGGCTGCGGGCGGGCGACCGTTTCCAGCCGGGTCCGTGGAACCTGGGCCGCTGGAGCAAGCCGATCGGCTGGGTCGCGGTGGTCTGGGTCGGCTTCGTGACGGTCCTGTTCTGTCTGCCGCAGGCCTCACCGGTGACGGTCGACACGATGAACTACGCGTCGATCGCGCTGGTCGTGGTGCTGACCCTCGCCACGGTGTGGTGGTTCGTGGCGCGGCGCTCCTACAGCACGCCGTCGGCGTACGGGTCGGAGCGGGAGCAGGCGGAGATCGCGGAGGACATCATCTAG